A single region of the Salvia splendens isolate huo1 chromosome 18, SspV2, whole genome shotgun sequence genome encodes:
- the LOC121776175 gene encoding plasmodesmata-located protein 3-like — protein sequence MGLTRNPSRFIHLLLLLILASLQLLYPSKSSPDFSSIVYKGCAKQSFSDPTGVYSQALSSLYGTLLSQSSKSKFYMASTGTGQTSISGLFQCRGDLSNLDCYTCVSRLPILIDKLCGKPIAARLQLYGCYMLYEVAGFAQISGMEMLYKSCSGANVGGAGFEQKRDAALSSLESGMSGGFFTTSYEAVYVLGQCEGDVGANDCVECVKNAVQKAQVECGSSISAQIYLHKCFIGYSYYPNGIPKKSSPASYSSPSSSGGGPNTGKTVAVIVGGTAGVGFLVICLLFARGLLKKKDDY from the exons ATGGGGTTAACAAGAAACCCCTCAAGATTTATccatcttcttctcctcctcatttTAGCCTCTCTTCAACTCCTCTATCCCTCCAAATCTTCACCTGATTTCAGCAGCATAGTGTACAAAGGGTGTGCAAAGCAGTCTTTTTCAGATCCAACAGGAGTGTATTCTCAAGCACTCTCCTCCTTGTACGGCACCCTTCTCTCACAGTCCTCAAAGTCCAAGTTCTACATGGCTTCAACCGGCACTGGGCAGACTTCAATCTCCGGCCTTTTCCAATGCAGAGGTGATCTATCAAATCTTGATTGCTACACCTGTGTGAGCAGGCTGCCCATACTCATAGACAAGCTCTGTGGCAAGCCTATAGCAGCAAGATTGCAGCTTTATGGCTGCTACATGCTCTATGAGGTTGCTGGCTTTGCCCAGATTTCTGGGATGGAAATGCTGTATAAGAGCTGTAGTGGGGCTAATGTTGGTGGAGCTGGCTTTGAGCAGAAGAGAGATGCTGCTTTGAGTTCACTTGAAAGTGGGATGAGTGGAGGGTTTTTCACCACCAGTTATGAGGCTGTTTATGTGCTGGGGCAGTGTGAGGGTGATGTGGGGGCTAATGACTGTGTGGAGTGTGTGAAAAATGCAGTCCAGAAAGCTCAGGTGGAGTGTGGGAGCTCCATCTCTGCTCAAATCTATCTCCACAAGTGCTTCATTGGCTATAGCTATTATCCCAATGGGATCCCCAAGAAATCATCTCCTGCTTCCTACTCATCTCCTTCATCTTCAG GGGGAGGGCCTAATACAGGGAAGACAGTGGCTGTCATTGTGGGAGGGACAGCAGGAGTGGGGTTTTTGGTCATTTGCTTGCTCTTTGCAAGAGGTTTATTGAAGAAAAAAGATG ATTACTAA